In the genome of Gordonia rubripertincta, one region contains:
- a CDS encoding alpha/beta fold hydrolase: MIEARYLEIQGALAFVEIVTTDSTTSGECIVDIPTVLCIHTAGQSGVQWRRAAQDIADRGYRVVVPDLPGHGRSEPCPTGPITSLVDYADWLTAVLRQLDVERPYVIGCSIGGKLTLELATRPEYPLAGAIAMAAETGPGRVKIAGLRRELEDVAGPARAERTYLGSLASVGRAVPAAQAHLIGLMHKREDPEISSSDLIGWGSHDVRERLSDLTCGLHLICGADDPWISVDAVRRAAAEINELDGPRAQFTELQGYGHYPMEELPDFGTRADAWLRSLPAGTRTPEVVA; this comes from the coding sequence ATGATCGAGGCGCGCTACCTCGAGATCCAGGGTGCTCTGGCATTCGTCGAGATCGTCACCACCGATTCCACGACCTCCGGGGAGTGCATCGTCGACATCCCGACCGTGTTGTGCATCCACACCGCGGGGCAGAGCGGCGTCCAATGGCGCCGCGCCGCACAGGACATCGCCGACCGCGGGTACCGCGTCGTCGTGCCGGACCTGCCGGGTCACGGTCGATCCGAACCCTGCCCGACGGGCCCGATCACCAGTCTCGTCGACTACGCGGACTGGCTGACCGCTGTCCTTCGGCAGCTGGACGTCGAACGGCCGTACGTAATCGGCTGTTCCATCGGCGGCAAACTCACCCTGGAACTGGCGACGCGGCCGGAGTATCCGCTCGCCGGGGCCATCGCGATGGCCGCCGAGACCGGACCGGGCCGCGTCAAGATCGCCGGCCTGCGACGCGAACTCGAGGATGTGGCCGGACCGGCCCGTGCGGAGCGCACGTACCTCGGCAGTCTCGCCTCCGTGGGGCGGGCGGTACCCGCCGCACAGGCCCATCTCATCGGTCTCATGCACAAACGTGAGGACCCGGAGATCTCGTCGTCGGACCTGATCGGTTGGGGCAGTCACGACGTCCGCGAACGGCTCTCCGATCTCACCTGCGGGTTGCATCTGATCTGCGGCGCCGACGACCCGTGGATCAGCGTCGACGCCGTCCGTCGCGCCGCCGCCGAGATCAACGAACTCGACGGCCCGCGTGCGCAGTTCACCGAGCTGCAGGGGTACGGCCACTACCCGATGGAAGAACTCCCCGACTTCGGAACACGCGCCGACGCCTGGCTGCGATCCCTTCCGGCCGGGACCCGTACCCCGGAGGTCGTGGCATGA
- a CDS encoding acetyl-CoA C-acetyltransferase, which produces MTVTTPPPAADDVVICEPLRTPVGRYGGAFVDVPATELAATVLSELLRRTAVDPASIDDVIFGQCYPNGEAPAIGRVAALDAGLPITVPGSQLDRRCGSGLQAVLDAAMRIQTGVADLVIAGGVESMSRAEYYTESMRWGAKGAPAALHDRLARGRVTSGGKNHPVPGGMLETAENLRREYSIPRQEQDELAVESHRRAVAAIDSGKFAEEIVPVSVPQRKGEPKIVDRDEHPRADTTLESLARLRPIMGRSDPEATVTAGNASGQNDGAAATLVTTRATAERLGLKPLARLVTWAVAGVGPEVMGIGPVPSTAKALARAGLELSDIDLVELNEAFAAQALAVTREWKFTAADFERTNVNGSGISLGHPVGATGVRILTTLLRELDRRQARFGLETMCIGGGQGLTAIFERV; this is translated from the coding sequence ATGACCGTCACCACGCCACCACCTGCCGCCGACGACGTCGTCATCTGCGAGCCGCTTCGCACACCCGTGGGGCGCTACGGCGGCGCCTTCGTCGACGTCCCGGCCACCGAACTGGCCGCGACCGTCCTCTCGGAGCTGTTGCGCCGCACCGCTGTCGACCCGGCGAGTATCGACGACGTGATCTTCGGTCAGTGTTATCCGAACGGCGAGGCACCGGCGATCGGACGTGTCGCCGCACTCGATGCGGGTCTCCCCATCACCGTGCCCGGTTCGCAGCTCGATCGTCGCTGCGGCTCGGGCCTGCAGGCGGTTCTCGACGCCGCGATGCGCATCCAGACCGGGGTCGCCGACCTCGTCATCGCCGGTGGCGTCGAATCCATGAGTCGCGCAGAGTATTACACCGAGTCGATGCGGTGGGGTGCCAAGGGTGCGCCGGCAGCCCTACACGATCGACTGGCCCGTGGCCGCGTCACGTCGGGCGGCAAGAACCATCCGGTCCCCGGAGGAATGCTCGAGACCGCGGAGAACCTTCGCCGGGAGTACTCGATCCCGCGTCAGGAGCAGGACGAGCTGGCCGTCGAATCGCATCGACGCGCCGTCGCCGCCATCGACAGCGGCAAGTTCGCGGAAGAGATCGTCCCAGTGTCGGTTCCGCAGCGCAAAGGTGAGCCAAAGATCGTCGACCGCGACGAACATCCCCGCGCCGACACCACGCTGGAGTCACTGGCCCGCCTCCGGCCGATCATGGGCAGGTCAGATCCCGAGGCGACCGTCACCGCGGGCAACGCCAGCGGCCAGAACGACGGCGCCGCAGCCACGCTGGTGACCACCCGCGCGACCGCCGAGCGCCTCGGACTCAAACCGCTCGCCCGCCTGGTCACCTGGGCGGTCGCCGGTGTCGGACCGGAGGTGATGGGCATCGGCCCCGTCCCGTCCACCGCCAAGGCATTGGCCCGCGCGGGTCTCGAACTCTCCGACATCGATCTCGTCGAACTCAACGAGGCCTTCGCCGCCCAGGCGCTGGCGGTCACCCGGGAGTGGAAGTTCACCGCCGCCGATTTCGAACGCACCAACGTCAACGGATCGGGCATCTCGCTCGGCCACCCGGTCGGTGCGACGGGCGTCCGGATCCTGACGACGCTGCTGCGTGAACTCGACCGGCGCCAGGCGCGTTTCGGCCTAGAAACCATGTGCATCGGCGGCGGCCAGGGGCTCACCGCGATCTTCGAACGGGTGTGA
- a CDS encoding Mur ligase family protein, translated as MTLPIRVSPESGMTVDRLAEYLGTPIVGDPHAGYRMVRDLVDDSRTVRPGDAYLAIPGSRWHGLDFEHEVAAAGAVLAISDRPSSVLPTLIIDEPRKAMGPLASWFHDEPSRDLRVFGVTGTNGKTSTTHFIDAALTAAGESAGLISGARIRGPGYDLVPTRTTPEAPMLQRTLATFRRHGVTGCAMEVSSHAVDQHRVDGTAFRVMAFANLSDDHLDYHGSMESYFATKACMFTVDRTQIAAISIDDDWGARLAAGTAPETWTCSAQDAAADVYATDIRCADTGTRFTAHTPYGVGVIHLQTLGPHQVANALLALTSVVADGVDVAAAAEGISSVTGVAGRCEPVHAGQSFVAIVDYMHNTAGQHALLPYLKSLASGRLILVVGATGGRDPGKRRPLGQVAAQHSDVVIVTDESPEDEDPDAIRTEVLRGARLGDSAVVVEEPDRRAALTRAVSMAGPDDIVVVTGRGSDTFRRYGPHTSFFDDQAELRRAIVKSLDTQP; from the coding sequence ATGACGCTCCCGATTCGGGTGAGCCCGGAATCGGGCATGACCGTCGATCGGCTCGCCGAGTATCTCGGAACGCCGATCGTCGGTGATCCCCATGCCGGCTACCGGATGGTTCGTGACCTGGTCGATGACTCGCGCACCGTCCGCCCGGGTGATGCGTACCTGGCGATTCCGGGGAGTCGCTGGCACGGACTCGATTTCGAACACGAGGTGGCGGCCGCCGGCGCGGTCCTGGCGATCAGCGACCGACCGTCGTCGGTACTCCCCACCCTGATCATCGACGAGCCGCGAAAAGCGATGGGACCGTTGGCGTCCTGGTTCCACGACGAACCCTCCCGCGACCTCCGCGTCTTCGGTGTCACCGGTACCAACGGCAAGACCAGCACGACCCATTTCATCGACGCCGCACTCACCGCGGCGGGCGAATCGGCCGGACTCATCTCCGGCGCACGCATCCGGGGCCCTGGCTACGACCTGGTACCGACACGCACCACCCCCGAGGCACCGATGCTGCAGCGAACGCTGGCGACCTTCCGACGGCACGGTGTCACCGGGTGTGCAATGGAGGTCTCCTCCCACGCCGTCGACCAGCACCGCGTCGACGGCACTGCCTTCCGCGTCATGGCCTTCGCCAACCTGAGCGACGACCACCTGGACTATCACGGCTCGATGGAGAGCTACTTCGCGACCAAGGCGTGCATGTTCACCGTCGATCGGACGCAGATCGCTGCGATCAGCATCGATGACGACTGGGGTGCACGCCTCGCAGCGGGCACTGCTCCCGAGACGTGGACGTGCTCGGCACAGGATGCCGCCGCCGACGTGTACGCGACCGACATCCGTTGTGCCGACACGGGAACCCGGTTCACCGCTCACACGCCGTACGGCGTCGGCGTCATTCACTTGCAGACCCTGGGCCCGCACCAGGTCGCCAACGCGCTCCTCGCCCTCACCAGCGTGGTGGCCGACGGGGTCGACGTCGCGGCGGCCGCAGAAGGGATCTCGTCGGTGACCGGTGTCGCGGGCCGCTGTGAACCCGTCCACGCCGGCCAGTCGTTCGTGGCGATCGTCGATTACATGCACAACACCGCAGGTCAGCATGCGCTGCTTCCCTACCTGAAATCGCTCGCGAGCGGACGGTTGATCCTGGTGGTCGGCGCGACCGGCGGACGGGATCCCGGCAAGCGCCGACCGCTGGGCCAGGTGGCAGCACAGCACTCAGATGTCGTCATCGTCACCGATGAGAGTCCGGAGGACGAGGACCCAGACGCGATCAGAACCGAGGTTCTACGAGGAGCGCGCCTCGGGGACTCCGCAGTGGTCGTCGAAGAACCGGATCGCCGAGCCGCGCTCACCCGGGCGGTGTCCATGGCGGGCCCCGACGACATCGTGGTCGTGACCGGGCGCGGGAGCGACACCTTCCGGCGGTACGGTCCGCACACGTCCTTCTTCGACGACCAGGCCGAACTGCGACGAGCCATCGTGAAATCACTTGACACGCAGCCCTGA
- a CDS encoding tyrosine-protein phosphatase, with protein sequence MTFSRAGERDADRVLRSLANIRDLGGLPLVSGGTTSPGVLIRSDAPYPDDDDPVGVAWPPSTVVDLRDPSESGAVRVTWPAEVRLVHRQVSSGARVDRLADTALTDIYTAMMQTGGHRLTAALNAFDPAGSTLVHCAAGKDRTGVIIAIAELLAGVDEAAIVADYQQTEQNIAGVLARLQHRDRVPRGMTLDAPILRTPREAIDLVVDAVTGHRGGPWGWFRANGGDVGHFEGWVARFAPGTAPG encoded by the coding sequence GTGACCTTCTCCCGTGCTGGTGAGCGCGACGCCGACCGGGTTCTGCGATCTCTCGCGAACATCCGCGATCTCGGGGGACTGCCGCTCGTCTCCGGCGGAACGACCTCGCCGGGAGTGCTGATCCGCAGTGACGCGCCCTACCCGGACGACGACGATCCCGTCGGTGTGGCGTGGCCGCCGTCGACCGTGGTCGACCTGCGTGACCCGTCCGAGTCGGGTGCAGTGCGGGTGACGTGGCCGGCGGAGGTCCGACTGGTGCACCGTCAGGTGTCGTCGGGAGCACGCGTGGACCGCCTCGCCGACACCGCACTGACCGACATCTACACGGCGATGATGCAGACCGGCGGGCATCGGCTGACGGCGGCCCTGAATGCCTTCGACCCGGCCGGCTCGACCCTCGTCCACTGCGCGGCCGGTAAGGACCGCACCGGCGTGATCATCGCGATCGCCGAACTCCTCGCCGGTGTCGACGAAGCCGCGATCGTCGCCGACTATCAGCAGACCGAGCAGAACATCGCCGGGGTCCTCGCGCGCCTGCAGCACCGCGACCGGGTTCCGAGAGGCATGACGCTCGATGCGCCGATCCTGCGTACCCCGCGGGAGGCGATCGATCTTGTCGTCGACGCCGTGACCGGGCACCGGGGCGGCCCGTGGGGCTGGTTCCGGGCCAACGGTGGTGACGTCGGTCATTTCGAGGGCTGGGTGGCACGATTCGCGCCCGGCACGGCACCCGGGTAG
- a CDS encoding flavin reductase family protein has translation MSRYHSYAPAEGHRLAHDPLNAIIAPRPIGWISTVSDAGVRNLAPYSFFNLFNYTPPIIGFASVGWKDTVANAKSTGEFVWNLATDSIGEKMNATSAALPPDADEFEHAGLTALDSELVRPARVAESPVAFECLVTDAFQLRSAAGDSVDTWMVLGEVVKVHISTELLTDDLVYETARAQPLLRAGGRGDYFLPSNEHHRYMERPKPLSR, from the coding sequence ATGAGCCGGTACCACTCGTACGCCCCCGCAGAGGGGCATCGTCTCGCTCACGACCCCCTCAACGCGATCATCGCGCCGCGTCCGATCGGCTGGATCTCCACGGTGTCCGACGCCGGGGTGCGAAATCTCGCTCCCTACAGCTTCTTCAACCTGTTCAACTACACCCCGCCGATCATCGGCTTCGCGAGCGTCGGCTGGAAAGACACTGTCGCCAATGCGAAGTCGACCGGCGAGTTCGTGTGGAACCTCGCGACCGATTCGATCGGCGAGAAGATGAACGCCACCTCGGCCGCGCTCCCCCCGGACGCCGACGAATTCGAGCACGCCGGTCTCACCGCCCTCGACTCCGAACTCGTACGCCCGGCCCGGGTCGCGGAGAGCCCGGTCGCCTTCGAGTGCCTGGTCACCGACGCCTTCCAACTGCGTTCGGCCGCAGGAGACTCCGTCGACACCTGGATGGTGCTCGGCGAGGTCGTGAAGGTGCACATCTCGACGGAGTTGCTGACCGACGACCTGGTCTACGAGACCGCCCGTGCCCAGCCGCTGCTACGCGCCGGCGGTCGGGGTGACTACTTCCTGCCCAGCAACGAACACCACCGGTACATGGAGCGGCCGAAACCTCTGTCGCGCTAG
- a CDS encoding PfkB family carbohydrate kinase, translating into MTDADAAKVLVIGAVNVDLVVAAERLPAPGETVVGPGVSSHGGGKGANAAVAAARAGAVVRYCGAVGDDEMGAGALGGLADEGVDVTEVARIDGVSTGAALIVVDPSGENQIAVGSGANARVAPESVRAAVARAADWGAGCVLISTEIAPDAAVEAVRAAAEHGIPCVVNPAPVLQELVGVLSVADFLTPNSSELRDLYAQTLPCDRRDPAAAEMATALAEHLDVTVVVTLGADGVLVVDRAGVTSVPAGEVESVADTTGAGDTFNGVLAASLAAGHDLVTAARRGAAAASLSVAHVGARTGMPTAEAIAHAASAT; encoded by the coding sequence ATGACCGATGCCGACGCGGCGAAGGTGCTAGTGATCGGGGCCGTGAACGTCGACCTGGTTGTCGCCGCCGAGCGACTCCCGGCTCCCGGGGAGACCGTCGTCGGTCCGGGCGTGAGCAGTCATGGAGGCGGTAAGGGTGCGAATGCCGCGGTGGCGGCAGCGCGCGCCGGAGCCGTCGTTCGGTACTGCGGCGCGGTCGGTGACGACGAGATGGGTGCGGGCGCGCTCGGCGGACTGGCGGACGAGGGAGTCGACGTGACCGAGGTTGCCCGGATCGACGGCGTCTCCACCGGCGCGGCGCTGATCGTCGTCGACCCGTCCGGCGAGAACCAGATCGCGGTGGGTTCCGGAGCGAACGCCCGGGTCGCCCCGGAGAGTGTGCGTGCAGCCGTGGCCCGAGCAGCGGACTGGGGTGCCGGATGTGTGCTGATCAGTACCGAGATAGCTCCCGACGCCGCGGTCGAAGCGGTGAGAGCTGCTGCTGAGCACGGCATCCCATGTGTCGTGAATCCGGCGCCGGTCCTCCAGGAGCTCGTCGGGGTGCTCTCGGTCGCGGACTTCCTCACGCCGAATTCCTCGGAACTGCGCGACCTGTACGCGCAGACCCTGCCCTGCGACCGGCGCGACCCGGCCGCAGCCGAGATGGCAACGGCGCTGGCCGAGCACCTCGACGTCACCGTCGTGGTCACGCTGGGCGCTGATGGAGTCCTGGTCGTCGACCGTGCCGGCGTCACATCGGTGCCGGCGGGAGAGGTCGAGTCGGTGGCCGACACGACCGGCGCGGGCGACACCTTCAACGGCGTACTGGCCGCTTCACTGGCAGCCGGGCACGACCTCGTCACGGCAGCGCGGCGCGGTGCGGCAGCGGCGTCGCTGTCGGTGGCCCACGTCGGGGCGCGTACCGGGATGCCGACCGCCGAGGCCATCGCGCACGCCGCGTCGGCAACCTAG
- the msrA gene encoding peptide-methionine (S)-S-oxide reductase MsrA, with the protein MTIDTGQITVRPGTETAVLAGGCFWGMEDLIRKQPGVLDTRVGYTGGLNDHATYRNHPGHAEAVEIVFDPNETTYRDILAFFFQIHDPTTRDRQGNDVGTSYRSAIFPLSPEQEQVARDTIADVDASGLWPGPAVTTIEPAGPFWEAEPEHQDYLLNYPNGYTCHFPRAGWVLPKRGASTTP; encoded by the coding sequence ATGACCATCGACACCGGTCAGATCACCGTTCGCCCCGGCACCGAGACCGCAGTCCTCGCCGGCGGATGTTTCTGGGGGATGGAGGACCTGATCCGCAAGCAGCCGGGAGTCCTCGACACCCGCGTCGGCTACACCGGCGGACTGAACGACCACGCCACCTACCGCAACCATCCCGGTCATGCGGAGGCCGTCGAGATCGTCTTCGACCCCAACGAGACGACCTACCGGGACATCCTGGCGTTCTTCTTCCAGATCCACGATCCGACGACCCGCGATCGTCAGGGCAACGACGTCGGGACGAGCTACCGCTCGGCGATCTTCCCGCTGAGTCCAGAGCAGGAGCAGGTGGCCCGGGACACGATCGCCGACGTGGACGCCTCGGGTCTGTGGCCGGGGCCGGCCGTCACGACGATCGAACCGGCGGGTCCGTTCTGGGAGGCCGAACCCGAGCATCAGGACTACCTGCTCAACTACCCGAACGGATACACCTGCCACTTCCCGCGTGCGGGTTGGGTGCTGCCGAAACGAGGTGCGTCGACCACGCCGTGA
- the msrB gene encoding peptide-methionine (R)-S-oxide reductase MsrB, translated as MSNEYRKTPEALNRLTDAQFRVTQRDGTERAFDNEYWDNHEPGIYVDVVSGQPLFSSTDKYDSGTGWPSFTRPIDDAAVTTKTDRTLWMRRTEVRSSGADSHLGHVFDDGPRHAGGQRYCMNSAALRFIPVGDLEAEGYGEYTELFRTTTHIEEETA; from the coding sequence GTGAGCAACGAATACCGCAAGACCCCCGAGGCCTTGAATCGCCTCACCGACGCGCAGTTCCGCGTCACCCAGCGCGACGGCACCGAGCGCGCCTTCGACAACGAGTACTGGGACAACCACGAGCCCGGCATCTACGTCGACGTCGTCTCGGGCCAGCCGCTGTTCTCGTCGACCGACAAGTACGACAGCGGCACCGGATGGCCGAGTTTCACCAGGCCCATCGACGACGCCGCGGTGACCACCAAGACCGATCGGACCCTGTGGATGCGCCGCACCGAGGTGCGCTCGTCGGGCGCCGACAGCCACCTCGGCCACGTCTTCGACGACGGTCCACGACATGCCGGCGGACAGCGCTATTGCATGAATTCGGCTGCGCTGCGCTTCATCCCGGTTGGTGACCTCGAGGCCGAGGGATACGGCGAGTACACCGAGCTGTTCCGCACCACAACCCACATCGAAGAGGAGACCGCATGA
- a CDS encoding amino acid permease — MTIEQGNAEPGVDEGYERGLTARTVQMIAIGGAIGTGLFYGSGGAIEKAGPALVLAYALAGLAIFIVMRALGELLIYRPISGGISEYADEFLGRFAGFSQGWTYWAVWTTTCMAEITVAGKYINYWWPSIPVWVTALVALLVLFCANLISVGLFGRAEFWFSAIKVTAILGMIVVGIGVLLPISGFGPEVGPSVSNLWDQGGFFATGFSNALLSLQIVMFAYVGVELVGVTAGEAENPRVTLRKAINSVPFRIGIFYVGALFVILSVRSWKDYQEGESPFVSVFSYIGIPGAAGIVNFILLTAALSSCNSGIYSTGRMLRSLAHTGDAPKQLTKLSNRKVPAAGITLSAAVMVLGVVVNVLDPEHAFAYITAVSTVGIIVIWSTILLCQLAYRRKVARGELPPSDYRVPGAPVTTWLALAFLALVFVLLFFDQDGRIALIVGAVWFAGVGIGYLAWTRNAGELADREV; from the coding sequence GTGACGATCGAGCAGGGCAACGCCGAACCGGGTGTCGACGAGGGATACGAACGCGGGCTCACCGCGCGCACCGTCCAGATGATCGCCATCGGCGGCGCGATCGGCACCGGCCTGTTCTACGGGTCGGGCGGCGCGATCGAGAAGGCGGGCCCGGCGCTGGTCCTGGCTTACGCACTCGCCGGCCTCGCGATCTTCATCGTCATGCGAGCGCTGGGCGAGCTGCTGATCTACCGTCCGATCTCGGGCGGCATCAGCGAGTACGCCGACGAGTTCCTCGGACGCTTCGCCGGCTTCAGCCAGGGTTGGACGTACTGGGCCGTCTGGACCACCACGTGCATGGCCGAGATCACCGTCGCCGGCAAGTACATCAACTACTGGTGGCCGTCGATCCCCGTGTGGGTGACCGCACTGGTCGCGCTCCTGGTCCTGTTCTGCGCCAATCTCATCTCCGTCGGGCTGTTCGGCAGGGCCGAGTTCTGGTTCTCGGCGATCAAGGTGACCGCCATCCTCGGCATGATCGTCGTCGGCATCGGGGTGCTGCTGCCGATCTCCGGCTTCGGCCCCGAGGTCGGGCCGTCGGTCTCCAACCTCTGGGACCAGGGTGGGTTCTTCGCCACCGGCTTCAGCAATGCCCTGCTCAGCCTGCAGATCGTCATGTTCGCGTACGTCGGCGTCGAGCTCGTCGGCGTCACCGCGGGTGAGGCCGAGAACCCGCGGGTCACGCTGCGCAAGGCGATCAACTCGGTGCCGTTCCGCATCGGCATCTTCTACGTCGGCGCGCTGTTCGTGATCCTGTCGGTGCGCAGCTGGAAGGACTACCAGGAGGGCGAGAGCCCATTCGTCTCGGTGTTCTCCTACATCGGCATCCCCGGCGCCGCGGGCATCGTGAACTTCATCCTGCTGACCGCCGCCCTGTCGTCGTGCAACTCGGGCATCTACTCCACCGGCCGCATGCTGCGCTCGCTGGCGCACACGGGCGACGCCCCGAAGCAGCTGACCAAGCTGTCGAACCGCAAGGTGCCGGCCGCGGGGATCACCCTGAGCGCGGCCGTCATGGTCCTCGGCGTCGTCGTCAATGTTCTCGACCCCGAACACGCCTTCGCGTACATCACCGCCGTGTCGACGGTCGGGATCATCGTGATCTGGTCGACGATCCTCCTCTGCCAGCTTGCGTACCGGCGCAAGGTCGCGCGCGGCGAACTGCCTCCCTCCGACTATCGCGTGCCGGGTGCCCCGGTCACGACGTGGCTCGCCCTCGCCTTCCTCGCGCTCGTCTTCGTGCTGCTGTTCTTCGACCAGGACGGTCGGATCGCACTCATCGTCGGCGCAGTGTGGTTCGCAGGCGTCGGCATCGGATATCTGGCGTGGACCCGCAATGCCGGGGAACTGGCGGACCGCGAGGTCTGA
- a CDS encoding PEP-utilizing enzyme produces MTAWPISNETSKVFPLYSRANVGEIFPDPITPLNASLGFQHTLEPGWRDAFIACGVWDDDLYDDSVDFNILPAFGSYLYINMSLMRLFGVRVPGMGAEAVDLQYFGDMPGIPSYESEKRDFDQSPEYEAKAGAWLAEQVLGATDLAAYDADRDEVDAIRRNRPDMTTLSDAELVERMKSFETLLRRLFKHHIEASLKSGVGLGAIAQLAEAVGKPEQSLTLVAGLGNVDSAGPSLRMWDLSRRAQHPDVAALFDAGTKGLYAKLRASESAAVAEFTAELDTFLADWDFRGPAEWEIRAITWGVDPDLALATIDRMRDVSDDEAPEAKSAERAAQRDAAAAAIRETLAADAEASAQFEAVLNASALWMRGRERGRTTAAMLIHELRLPALELGRRFADKGAIDSSRQIFMVFADELPDFLENPESYRETLVEREKVYLDLFDRTPPFVVDGTPPPVSEWPLRSESTVAAASSGDTITGVPACGGTSRGRARVLTNPDDPSALEPGDILVAPITDPSWTPLFVAAAAVVVDVGAPFSHAAIVSRELGIPCVVSATEATRRITDGAMVEVDGTSGTVTLL; encoded by the coding sequence ATGACTGCCTGGCCGATCTCGAACGAGACCTCGAAAGTTTTCCCGCTGTACTCCCGCGCCAACGTCGGTGAGATCTTCCCGGACCCGATCACCCCGCTGAACGCTTCCCTCGGGTTCCAGCACACTCTTGAACCCGGATGGCGCGATGCGTTCATCGCGTGCGGGGTGTGGGACGACGACCTCTACGACGACTCGGTCGACTTCAACATCCTTCCGGCCTTCGGGAGCTACCTCTACATCAACATGTCCCTGATGCGCCTGTTCGGTGTGCGGGTACCGGGCATGGGTGCCGAGGCGGTCGACCTGCAGTACTTCGGCGACATGCCGGGCATCCCGAGCTACGAGAGTGAGAAGCGGGACTTCGACCAGAGCCCCGAGTACGAGGCCAAGGCCGGCGCGTGGCTCGCCGAGCAGGTTCTCGGCGCGACCGACCTCGCCGCCTACGACGCCGATCGCGACGAGGTCGACGCGATCCGTCGAAATCGGCCGGACATGACCACGCTGTCCGACGCCGAGCTGGTCGAGCGGATGAAGTCGTTCGAGACCCTCTTGCGTCGACTCTTCAAGCATCACATCGAGGCGAGCCTGAAGTCCGGTGTCGGGCTCGGTGCCATCGCACAGCTGGCCGAGGCGGTCGGTAAGCCGGAACAGTCCCTCACCCTCGTCGCGGGACTCGGCAACGTCGATTCCGCCGGCCCCTCGCTGCGTATGTGGGATCTCAGCCGTCGGGCTCAGCATCCGGACGTCGCGGCTCTGTTCGACGCAGGCACCAAGGGCCTCTACGCGAAGCTCAGGGCTTCCGAGTCGGCCGCGGTAGCGGAGTTCACCGCCGAGCTCGACACGTTCCTCGCCGACTGGGATTTCCGTGGCCCCGCCGAGTGGGAGATCCGAGCCATCACCTGGGGCGTCGACCCGGACCTGGCCCTGGCGACCATCGATCGGATGCGCGATGTCTCGGATGACGAAGCGCCGGAGGCGAAGTCCGCCGAGCGCGCCGCGCAACGCGATGCTGCAGCAGCGGCGATCCGTGAGACCCTGGCCGCCGACGCGGAAGCCTCCGCGCAGTTCGAGGCGGTTCTCAATGCGTCCGCGTTGTGGATGCGAGGCCGCGAACGAGGCCGAACCACCGCTGCCATGCTGATCCACGAGCTCCGTCTACCGGCTCTCGAACTCGGTCGTCGCTTCGCGGACAAGGGCGCGATCGACTCGAGCCGCCAGATCTTCATGGTGTTCGCCGACGAACTGCCGGACTTCCTCGAGAACCCGGAGTCCTACCGGGAAACCCTGGTGGAGCGGGAGAAGGTCTACCTCGACCTCTTCGATCGCACACCGCCGTTCGTCGTGGACGGCACCCCGCCCCCGGTCAGCGAATGGCCACTGCGTTCGGAATCGACTGTCGCTGCCGCATCCAGCGGTGACACCATCACCGGCGTTCCCGCCTGTGGCGGCACTTCGCGCGGCCGCGCCAGGGTTCTCACGAATCCCGATGATCCCTCGGCCCTGGAGCCGGGTGACATCCTCGTCGCACCGATCACCGATCCGTCGTGGACTCCGCTGTTCGTCGCCGCCGCTGCGGTCGTCGTCGACGTGGGCGCCCCGTTCTCTCACGCTGCGATAGTCAGTCGCGAGCTGGGCATTCCCTGCGTCGTGTCGGCCACCGAAGCCACCCGGCGGATCACTGACGGAGCCATGGTCGAGGTCGACGGCACCTCCGGCACGGTCACTCTTCTCTGA